Proteins encoded in a region of the Anguilla anguilla isolate fAngAng1 chromosome 10, fAngAng1.pri, whole genome shotgun sequence genome:
- the nudt18 gene encoding 8-oxo-dGDP phosphatase NUDT18 — protein sequence MGSTDLILEGEVERILNGDGLEVNELDSAPEQVKPVVLRKTVCYIVCAVIINAKNEVLMMQEAKPECYRRWYLPAGRMEETESIVEGMRREVKEETGLDCQPITLLLVQEQGLQWIRFVFLAEVTGGSIKTEAEADAESLQAQWWDRESPLPLRNRDILCLIEAGLKYREKPWFPRVLPVEMPCPLVCQRLLLTFAGPGGDLWVLLGGSEEPRLPVAVCDGARSVAWAGLRLVRECMPSSHRRLAVTPRGILGLQHGGRVPGKADGVCFNALLSVEHAGDGGPEAGQPPPLESPAFRWHRVESPQLRDRIRERLASGSLLPVHSLYG from the exons ATGGGCTCGACAGATTTAATTTTAGAGGGCGAAGTGGAGAGGATTTTAAACGGGGATGGACTAGAGGTGAACGAACTAGATTCTGCTCCCGAACAGGTCAAACCTGTAGTCTTGAGGAAAACGGTTTGCTACATTGTGTGCGCCGTCATCATCAATGCAAAG AATGAAGTGCTGATGATGCAGGAGGCCAAGCCAGAGTGCTACAGACGCTGGTACCTCCCAGCAGGCCGCATGGAGGAGACGGAGAGCATCGTGGAGGGCATGAGGAGGGAGGTGAAAGAGGAGACCGGACTGGACTGCCAGCCCATCACGCTGCTCCTGGTACAGGAGCAGGGGCTGCAGTGGATCAGATTTGTTTTCCTGGCTGAAGTCACAG GGGGCTCCATAAAGACGGAAGCGGAGGCCGATGCGGAGTCCCTGCAGGCCCAGTGGTGGGACCGAGAGTCCCCCCTCCCGTTGAGGAACCGGGACATCCTGTGCCTTATCGAGGCGGGGCTGAAGTACAGGGAGAAGCCCTGGTTCCCGCGGGTGCTGCCCGTGGAGATGCCCTGCCCCCTGGTTTGCCAGCGGCTGCTCCTGACCTTCGCCGGCCCCGGCGGAGACCTGTGGGTGCTGCTGGGAGGCTCGGAGGAGCCGCGCCTGCCGGTCGCCGTGTGCGACGGGGCCCGCTCCGTCGCCTGGGCCGGCCTCAGGCTGGTGAGGGAGTGCATGCCGTCCTCCCACCGCCGGCTCGCCGTCACGCCCCGGGGCATCCTGGGACTGCAGCACGGCGGGAGGGTCCCGGGGAAGGCGGACGGGGTGTGCTTCAACGCGCTGCTGTCCGTGGAGCacgcgggggacggggggccgGAGGCCGGCCAGCCCCCGCCGCTGGAGAGCCCCGCCTTCCGGTGGCACAGAGTGGAGAGCCCGCAGTTAAGGGACAGGATCCGGGAGAGACTGGCCTCGGGGTCCCTGCTGCCAGTACACAGCCTCTATGGCTGA